In Kiritimatiellaceae bacterium, the genomic window GGTGTCGCCGCGTCGAACGGCGACAAACTCGCCGACTATTCCAACCGCGGCGACTTTGTTGATTTGATTGCGCCCGGATCGGCCGGCGGATCGCAAGGAACCTCCGTCGCCACCGCCTGCGTTTCACACATTGCCGCGCTCTACATGAAAAATCATCCCGGCGTCTCCGCCGTCGATACCGTCGCCGCGCTTAAAAAAGCCGCCGGGCCGACCGGCTTGCTCACCGAATCCGCCGTTAAACAGCTCCTCGCCAAATAAGTTTCCAAACTTTGGAAACGCAGTTAATGTTCTGTCGATGAATCAGCACATCCAGATGCTTCCGGATCATGTGATCAATAAGATCGCGGCGGGAGAGGTGATCGAGCGGCCCGCTTCGGTGATGAAGGAGCTGGTCGAAAATGCGATCGATGCCGGTGCGACGCAGGTGGATGTAGAGGTCGTACAGGGCGGAAGTCAGCTGATTGCCGTTTCCGATAACGGCTCCGGCATGAACCGCGACGACGCGTTGCTTTCCATTGAGCGCCACGCGACCAGTAAAATCCGCACCGCCGAAGAAGTGGAAGCGGTTTCAACTCTTGGGTTCCGCGGCGAGGCGCTTTCGTCCATCGCCGCCGTGTCACGCTTTACGCTGATTACGCGGCCCGCCGCAGAACTCAGCGGTACACAAATCCTGATCAGCGGCGGAAAGCTTCAGGACGTGCTCGATGCCGGCTGTCCGCCCGGCACACGGTTTGAGATCCGTAATCTTTTTTTCAACGTCCCGGCGCGGCGCAAATTTCTGCGCACCGAAGCGACCGAGCTGGCGCAAATCCGCCAGCTTTTTGCGGTCTATGCGCTGGCGCATCCGGAAACCGGACTCACGTTCAATTCCGACGGGCGCGAAGTCTATAATCTGCCCGGCGGCTCATCGTTGGCCGACCGCATCACCGCGCTATACAGCTCGTCGTTTCTAAGCCATCTGCGCCAGCTCGATTTCGCGACGGATGAGGTGAAAATTTCCGGCTTTGCCGGACTGCCGCAGACCGGAAGATCGGATCGTTCCGATCAGTATGTCTTCATCAATGGCCGCCCGGCTTCCGCGCCGGTGATTTATCATGCGCTGAACGAAGCCTATCACGCTGTGCTGGCACGCGGACGGTATCCATCGGCGTTTATTTTTATCACCGTGCCGCCTGCGCTGGTGGACGTAAATGTGCATCCGGCAAAAAAGGAAGTGCGCTTCCGGCATCCTGCTGTGGTACGCGATGCAGTGATCGCGGCGGTGCAGAAAGCGCTGGCACTGGAAGCGCCGGAAGCCGAACGGCGCGAACCGGCATTCAAGTTTGAGGCCCCGCGCCCCGCGCCGGCAGTTCATAAGCAGCATGAACTGGATATTAAAAATCAGAGGACAGAAGACAGAGAACAGAAGACGGAGAATCCAAGCAGGAATACCAACCCTCTGTCCTCCGTCGTCCGTCCTCCGTCCTCAAGCTCCTCTTCCCCCTGGAAATGGTGCCGCGTGCTGGGGCAGGCAGGAGGAATGTATGCCGTGCTCGAAACGGAAGAGGGCATTGTGCTGATGGATCCGCAGGCGGCGCATGAGCGGGTGCTGTTTGAAAAATTCATGCACGATCTCACCGCCGGAAAGCCGCTGCGGCAGGGACTGCTGACACCGGAGGCAATTGAACTGATGCCAGCGGATGCCGAAGCACTGCGCCGTCATTTGCCGGTTCTCGACGAAATGGGATTCGGAATTTCGGACTTCGGACAGGATACCTTTATCGTCGATGCGCTTCCGGTTCACCTGCAGAGCGGCTCGCCGATTGTGATTCTCAGCGGTATTGCGCGGGCGATGGAAAAAACCGGTGCGACATCGCGGGCGACGCGCGAGGCTTTGCGCGAAACGGTGGCACAGGCCGCCTGCCGTACGTCGGTTAAAGCGAAAGACCCGCTTTCGACTGCGGCGATTGAACGGCTGGTGGAAGATTTGGCGAAAACGGAAATGCCGTACACCTGTCCGCATGGACGTCCAACGTTGATTTTCACCAGCTTCACCGAACTCAACCGCAAGTTCGGACGGTCTTAATCCGGAAACTCGGCGGCTTTTTCCGCCTCGCCGTCGGCCTGTTCGTCGAAATGGCGGTACGCTTTTTCGTAACGGGCTTTATCAATGACGGTCATTTTTGCAAGGCTGGTCTGCTGAAGTTCCCGAAACGGTTTTTCCGCCTGCTGCAGAATCAGAAGCAGACCTTTAAGAATGTGCGCTGCACAGCGGCGGTAGTGTCCGCTCATTTTTGCGCCGGTATCGCCGGAGTTCAGGAACTGATCAAGCGGATTGTCGGCGGCATTCACGCCGATCTGGCGGCGGAGCATGCGGCCAATGGACTGGGTATTATCAACCACGGTGTCCATAAAACCCACAAACAGCCGGCTTTGTACGGATGTTTTTTCCGAGCGGTTCGCCGCTTCGGCATGGCGGCGGGCTTCGCGGAGCAGATAAAGCGCCTGTTCGGCGGTTTGACTCTGCTCGGCAGGCAGTTTCTGTAATGAAAGCCTCCGGACGCGCTCAACGGCTTTTCCATAAAACACATCGCGGCGGGCGAGGTGAACGGGCCGGTTAAGATGGAACGGGTCGGCGCTCATGCGCGTAAGATAACAGGCTGGCTTTACTGCGGCAATCCCTGAAAAACCCGCAGTTTAGGGTGGCAATCGGAGGCTCCTTCGTTACAATGCGCCCTCAATTTAACCGGAACATACCAACGAGGAGAAACCAATGATCGTAACGACAAAAGAACTGTTCAAGCATGCCTATGGCAAATACGCCATCGGCGCTTATAACATCAACAACGCCGAACAGGTAATGGGTCTGTTCCGCGGCTGTATGGAAAGCAAAGCTCCGTTTATCGTGCAGCTTTCCAAAGGCGCCCGTTCCTACACCGACAAACGCATGCTCGAAGCCATGCTGCGCGCGGCGGATGAAATTTTCCCGGATGCCATCTTCGCGGTGCATCTCGACCACGGCGACGAAAAAACCTGTATGGACTGTATCGAAAGCGGTTTCTACAGCTCCGTCATGATTGACGCCAGCCATGAGTCGTTCGACGAAAACATCGCCATCTGCAAGCGCGTCGCAGATGCCGCTCACGCTAAAGGCCTTGTGGTTGAAGCCGAACTCGGCCAGCTCGGCGGCGTCGAAGAACACGTTTCCGTCAGCGAAGCCGACGCCAAACTGACCAATCCTGAACAGGCGAAAGAATTTGTTCAGCGCTCCGGCGTTGACTCGCTGGCCTGCGCCATCGGCACCTCGCACGGCGCGTTCAAATTCAGCGGCTCGCAGGGTCTGCACTTTGACGTTCTCGAAGAAATTCAGAAACGTCTGCCGGGCTTCCCGCTCGTCATGCACGGTTCCAGCTCGGTTCCGCAGGACGAAGTCGCCCGCATCAACGCCGCTGGCGGCAAGATGGCTGGTGCTAAAGGCGTCGACGAAAAGCAATTCCTACCTGCCGCAAAACTCGGCGTAACCAAGATCAACATCGACACCGATGGTCGCTTGGTCTGGTGCCGCGTTCACCGTGAAGAGTTCATGAAGAATCCTGAAAACTTCGACCTGCGTCCCCCGGGTAAAGTGTTCATGGCCGAATACGCCAAGTACATCGCCCACAAGAACACCGTTCTTGGCAGCGCCGGACAGCTCGACAGCATTCGCGCCAGCCTCAAAAAATAAACAGTCTCATGACTGTTGCGAAAACGCCCCGGAATTTCCGGGGCGTTTTTTGTTTTCAGGAATGAACGGGATCGGGCAAACTGCCCGCCGTTTAACTTTTGGGAGAATCCGGATGTCTGAACTTTCTATCGCCGCCTTATTGATCGGTCTGCTGGCTCTGACCGGCGGAACAATTTCTCTGCTGTCGCCGGCACGAATCCGCGCTGGCGTGGCGGCTTTCCCGCGCAGCGTATGGCCGGGGCGCATTCTGGCTGCCATCGATCTGATCTGGGCCGCTTATGAACTTTCGCTGATGCACCTCGGCATGTTCGATGCCTGGAAAGTTCACCTCTACTGGATGACGCCGATTGCGATTTTCCTGTGCGTCAAATATCTCGACGAGCTGCTTTCTCCTCGTGCCCTCGGCGGATTTCTGCTGCTGGTCGCCGGGCCGGTGCTGGATGCCGCGCGCTGGCATCCGTCGGACTGGCGGCTGATTGTCACGACCTTTGCCTATCTCTGGATTCTGCTCGGACTTACCTTCCTGCTTTCGCCGTGGTGGTTCCGCCGGATTGCCGTCAAGCTTACCGGCTCCGGCGATAACGCGGTACGGATCACCGGCGCGATTAAAGCGGCGGTCGGCCTCGGACTGATCGCTTTGGCTCTGCTGGTTTACTGAACGCTATGACTCCGGAACTTCTCAGCCAGCTGACCGGCCGTTTTAGAATCTACGTTGACCGTTACCGCACGGATGGCCAGCTCCATCCGATGCATCAACTCAAACTGGAACATACCATTCGCGTCGCCGCCGATGCCCGCACCATCGCCACCGGCATGAACTGGCCGGAAGAAGAAGTTTGTTTGGCGGAAGCGGTTGGACTTTTTCACGACGTCGCGCGCTTTCCGCAGTTTAAACAGTACCGCTCATTTTCCGACGCCGACACCGTGGATCATGGCGAGCTGGGCGTCCAGACCTTGGGAAA contains:
- a CDS encoding ketose-bisphosphate aldolase, whose amino-acid sequence is MIVTTKELFKHAYGKYAIGAYNINNAEQVMGLFRGCMESKAPFIVQLSKGARSYTDKRMLEAMLRAADEIFPDAIFAVHLDHGDEKTCMDCIESGFYSSVMIDASHESFDENIAICKRVADAAHAKGLVVEAELGQLGGVEEHVSVSEADAKLTNPEQAKEFVQRSGVDSLACAIGTSHGAFKFSGSQGLHFDVLEEIQKRLPGFPLVMHGSSSVPQDEVARINAAGGKMAGAKGVDEKQFLPAAKLGVTKINIDTDGRLVWCRVHREEFMKNPENFDLRPPGKVFMAEYAKYIAHKNTVLGSAGQLDSIRASLKK
- a CDS encoding DUF2065 family protein, coding for MSELSIAALLIGLLALTGGTISLLSPARIRAGVAAFPRSVWPGRILAAIDLIWAAYELSLMHLGMFDAWKVHLYWMTPIAIFLCVKYLDELLSPRALGGFLLLVAGPVLDAARWHPSDWRLIVTTFAYLWILLGLTFLLSPWWFRRIAVKLTGSGDNAVRITGAIKAAVGLGLIALALLVY
- the mutL gene encoding DNA mismatch repair endonuclease MutL gives rise to the protein MNQHIQMLPDHVINKIAAGEVIERPASVMKELVENAIDAGATQVDVEVVQGGSQLIAVSDNGSGMNRDDALLSIERHATSKIRTAEEVEAVSTLGFRGEALSSIAAVSRFTLITRPAAELSGTQILISGGKLQDVLDAGCPPGTRFEIRNLFFNVPARRKFLRTEATELAQIRQLFAVYALAHPETGLTFNSDGREVYNLPGGSSLADRITALYSSSFLSHLRQLDFATDEVKISGFAGLPQTGRSDRSDQYVFINGRPASAPVIYHALNEAYHAVLARGRYPSAFIFITVPPALVDVNVHPAKKEVRFRHPAVVRDAVIAAVQKALALEAPEAERREPAFKFEAPRPAPAVHKQHELDIKNQRTEDREQKTENPSRNTNPLSSVVRPPSSSSSSPWKWCRVLGQAGGMYAVLETEEGIVLMDPQAAHERVLFEKFMHDLTAGKPLRQGLLTPEAIELMPADAEALRRHLPVLDEMGFGISDFGQDTFIVDALPVHLQSGSPIVILSGIARAMEKTGATSRATREALRETVAQAACRTSVKAKDPLSTAAIERLVEDLAKTEMPYTCPHGRPTLIFTSFTELNRKFGRS